In Streptomyces chartreusis, the following proteins share a genomic window:
- a CDS encoding TetR family transcriptional regulator — METLRERKKQRTRDSLLRTALELFTSQGYEHTTVDDIAAAVDVSQRTFFRYFAGKEEAALALQDMTVAHFLDAVRARPPHEPPMEALRQAVLEGWDTLNDVIESVAPVELYLRMYQVVESTPVLLAAHLRRSVEIEEAIALILAEREGVDPDTDPRPRLTVAVFGGVMRLTERQWSTGEDFSLDAMRALTVSYLEQIGPALSESWRTH, encoded by the coding sequence ATGGAAACACTGCGCGAACGCAAGAAGCAGCGCACCCGGGACTCGCTGCTGCGTACCGCGCTGGAGCTCTTCACCAGCCAGGGCTATGAGCACACGACCGTCGACGACATCGCCGCGGCCGTCGATGTGTCGCAGCGCACGTTCTTCCGGTACTTCGCCGGCAAGGAGGAGGCCGCCCTCGCGCTCCAGGACATGACCGTGGCGCACTTCCTGGACGCGGTGCGCGCCCGCCCGCCGCACGAGCCGCCCATGGAGGCGCTGCGACAGGCGGTCCTGGAGGGCTGGGACACGCTGAACGACGTGATCGAGTCCGTCGCGCCGGTCGAGCTCTACCTGCGCATGTACCAGGTGGTGGAGTCGACGCCCGTGCTGCTGGCCGCCCATCTGCGCCGGTCCGTCGAGATCGAGGAGGCCATCGCGCTCATCCTCGCCGAGCGCGAGGGCGTCGACCCGGACACCGATCCGCGCCCGCGCCTGACGGTGGCCGTGTTCGGCGGGGTGATGCGGCTGACGGAGCGTCAGTGGAGTACGGGAGAGGACTTCAGCCTCGACGCGATGCGGGCACTGACCGTCTCGTATCTCGAGCAGATCGGCCCCGCACTCAGCGAGAGCTGGCGAACACACTGA
- a CDS encoding MFS transporter, which produces MTSQTTIDKTGSGGDAPAVPSDAAPAKGLRGHPWFTLITVAVGVMMVALDGTIVAIANPAIQKDLGATFAEVQWITNGYFLALAVSLITAGKLGDRFGHRQTFLIGVVGFAAASGAIGMSDSIALVVTFRVFQGLFGALLMPAALGLLRATFPAEKLNMAIGIWGMVIGASTAGGPILGGVLVEHVNWQSVFFINVPVGILAVVLGVLILLDHRAEKAPRSFDILGIALLSAAMFCLVWALIKAPEWGWGDGKTWAFIAASVIGFALFGFWETKVREPLIPLALFRSVPLSAGVVLMVLMAIAFMGGLFFVTFYLQNVHGMSPIDAGLHLLPLTGMMIVGSPLAGAMITKFGPRVPLAGGMALTAIAMYGMSTLETDTGSGIMSVWFALLGLGLAPVMVGATEVIVGNAPMELSGVAGGLQQAAMQIGGSLGTAVLGAVMASKVDSDLAGNWADAGLPALTPAQEAQASEAVQVGVAPVAPGTPDAVVTKITDVAHDTFISGMSLASLVAAGVALVAVAVAFLTKRGENAEAGAGAAHI; this is translated from the coding sequence ATGACTAGTCAGACCACCATCGACAAGACGGGGTCGGGGGGCGACGCACCGGCGGTCCCGTCGGACGCGGCACCGGCCAAGGGGCTGCGCGGGCACCCTTGGTTCACCCTCATCACCGTCGCGGTCGGGGTCATGATGGTGGCCCTCGACGGCACCATCGTGGCCATCGCCAACCCGGCCATCCAGAAGGACCTCGGCGCCACCTTCGCCGAGGTGCAGTGGATCACCAACGGCTACTTCCTCGCCCTCGCGGTCTCCCTGATCACCGCGGGCAAGCTCGGTGACCGCTTCGGGCACCGCCAGACCTTCCTGATCGGCGTGGTCGGCTTCGCCGCCGCCTCCGGTGCCATCGGCATGTCCGACAGCATCGCGCTGGTCGTCACCTTCCGTGTCTTCCAGGGCCTGTTCGGCGCGCTGCTGATGCCGGCCGCGCTCGGCCTGCTGCGTGCCACCTTCCCGGCCGAGAAGCTCAACATGGCCATCGGCATCTGGGGCATGGTCATCGGCGCCTCGACCGCCGGCGGCCCGATCCTCGGCGGCGTCCTCGTCGAGCACGTCAACTGGCAGTCGGTGTTCTTCATCAACGTGCCGGTCGGCATCCTCGCCGTCGTCCTCGGTGTGCTGATCCTGCTCGACCACCGTGCCGAGAAGGCCCCGCGCTCCTTCGACATCCTGGGCATCGCCCTGCTGTCCGCCGCGATGTTCTGCCTGGTCTGGGCGCTCATCAAGGCCCCCGAGTGGGGCTGGGGCGACGGCAAGACGTGGGCGTTCATAGCCGCCTCGGTGATCGGCTTCGCGCTCTTCGGCTTCTGGGAGACGAAGGTCCGCGAACCGCTGATCCCGCTCGCGCTGTTCCGCTCGGTCCCGCTGTCCGCTGGTGTCGTCCTGATGGTCCTGATGGCCATCGCCTTCATGGGCGGCCTGTTCTTCGTGACGTTCTACCTCCAGAACGTCCACGGCATGAGCCCGATCGACGCGGGCCTGCACCTGTTGCCGCTCACCGGCATGATGATCGTCGGCTCCCCGCTCGCGGGCGCGATGATCACCAAGTTCGGCCCGCGGGTCCCGCTGGCCGGCGGCATGGCGCTCACCGCGATCGCCATGTACGGCATGTCCACGCTTGAGACGGACACCGGCAGCGGCATCATGTCGGTCTGGTTCGCCCTGCTCGGCCTCGGCCTCGCGCCGGTCATGGTCGGCGCCACCGAGGTTATCGTCGGCAACGCGCCCATGGAGCTGTCCGGTGTGGCCGGCGGTCTCCAGCAGGCCGCGATGCAGATCGGCGGCAGCCTCGGTACGGCCGTCCTCGGCGCCGTCATGGCCTCCAAGGTCGACAGCGACCTCGCCGGCAACTGGGCGGACGCCGGGCTCCCGGCGCTCACCCCGGCCCAGGAGGCCCAGGCCTCCGAGGCGGTCCAGGTGGGTGTGGCCCCGGTCGCGCCGGGCACGCCGGACGCCGTCGTCACGAAGATCACGGACGTGGCGCACGACACGTTCATCTCCGGCATGAGCCTCGCCTCCCTCGTCGCCGCCGGTGTGGCGCTCGTGGCCGTCGCGGTCGCGTTCCTCACCAAGCGCGGCGAGAACGCGGAAGCCGGAGCGGGCGCCGCGCACATCTGA